The following are encoded together in the Lathyrus oleraceus cultivar Zhongwan6 chromosome 3, CAAS_Psat_ZW6_1.0, whole genome shotgun sequence genome:
- the LOC127127320 gene encoding non-specific lipid-transfer protein 1: protein MASSMFLKVTFLAMTCLILGTPLANAALSCSQIQLTIAPCIGYVRSPTPSVPAPCCNGVRSVNNQAKTVPDRQGVCRCLKSTFLSLSGLNLPALAALPAKCGVNLPYKVNPSIDCNIVKY, encoded by the exons ATGGCTAGCTCAATGTTTCTCAAAGTTACATTCTTGGCTATGACGTGCTTGATTTTGGGTACTCCCTTAGCTAATGCAGCTCTTTCATGTAGTCAGATACAACTCACTATAGCACCATGCATTGGATACGTTAGGAGCCCAACTCCATCCGTCCCAGCACCTTGTTGCAATGGGGTTAGAAGTGTAAATAACCAAGCTAAAACTGTCCCTGATCGTCAAGGTGTTTGTAGGTGCCTCAAATCCACTTTCCTCAGCCTATCTGGACTCAACCTTCCAGCTCTTGCTGCTCTTCCAGCCAAGTGTGGTGTCAACTTGCCCTACAAAGTTAATCCCTCCATTGACTGTAACAT AGTGAAGTACTGA